GTCGCGGAAGGCCCGATCGTCGCGACCTTCCACACCTCCACGACGAAATCCCTGGTGCTCAGCACCTTCCAGGGAGTCCTGCAGCCCTATCTCGAGAAGATCACCGGCCGCATCGCCGTGTCCGAACTGGCCCGTCGCTGGCAGGTCACCTCGCTCGGCTCGGACGCCGTGGAGATCCCCAACGGCGTCGACGTGCCGTCCTTCCGGCACGCGCCGCTGCTGCCGGGTTATCCGCGCCCGGGTCGCACGGTGCTCTTCCTCGGCCGCTACGACGAACCGCGCAAGGGCATGGACGTGCTGCTCGGCGCGTTGCCCGCCCTGGTCGCGCGCCATCCCGACATCGAGATCCTCGTCGTCGGCCGCGGTGACGAGGACCGCCTCCGCAAGGAGGCCGGCCCGCACGCCCGGCACCTGCGCCTGCTCGGGCAGGTCGACGACGACGAGAAGGCCTCCGCGATGCGCAGCGCCGACGTGTACTGCGCCCCCAACCTCGGCGGCGAGAGCTTCGGCATCGTGCTCGTCGAGGCGATGGCCGCCGGCACCGCCGTCGTGGCGTCGCAGCTCGACGCCTTCCGCCGTGTCCTGCGCGACGGGCAGGCCGGGGTGCTCGTGCCCGTCGGCGATTCCGATGCCCTCGGCCGGGGCATCCTCGAGGTCCTCGACGACGACGAGCGGCGCCGCGCGCTCGTCGAGGCCGGATCCGTCGTGGTGGAGTCCTACGACTGGCCGGTGGTCGCCGAGCAGATCCTGCGGGTCTACGAGACCGTCACCGTCGGCGCCGGCCCGGTCCGCGAGGTCCGCTCGTGACCCTCAGTGCCCTGACGATCCTGGTCCTGGCCCTCGTCGCCGCGGTCGTCGTGTCGGTCGGTGTGTGGGCGTACTCCACCGCCAACCGGCTCGACCGGCTGCACGTGCGCTACGACCTGTCCTGGCAGGCCCTCGACGCGGCGCTCGCGCGGCGTGCGGTTGTGGCGCGCAGCATCGCTGCGTCGATTCCGGTGGAGGAGGGCCGGGCCCTCGCCCGGTGCGCCGACGCCGCCGAACGCGCCGACCGCAGCCGCCGCGAGGAGGCCGAGAACGCACTGTCGGCGGCCTTGGCGCGCGTCGAGACCGGACGACTGCGCTCGCAGCTCGTCGCCGAACTCGCCGACGCGGAGGCCCGGGTGCTCATCGCCCGGCGGTTCCACAACGACGCCGTCCGCGACACCCTCGCGTTGCGCACCCGCC
This region of Rhodococcus sp. Z13 genomic DNA includes:
- a CDS encoding glycosyltransferase family 4 protein, whose translation is MRIGMVCPYSFDVPGGVQAHVVDLAEVLIARGHEVSVLAPASENTPLPDFVVSAGRAVAIPYNGSVARLSFGPVSYARVRRWINDNDFDVLHIHEPNAPSLSMLALKVAEGPIVATFHTSTTKSLVLSTFQGVLQPYLEKITGRIAVSELARRWQVTSLGSDAVEIPNGVDVPSFRHAPLLPGYPRPGRTVLFLGRYDEPRKGMDVLLGALPALVARHPDIEILVVGRGDEDRLRKEAGPHARHLRLLGQVDDDEKASAMRSADVYCAPNLGGESFGIVLVEAMAAGTAVVASQLDAFRRVLRDGQAGVLVPVGDSDALGRGILEVLDDDERRRALVEAGSVVVESYDWPVVAEQILRVYETVTVGAGPVREVRS